GAATGTCCGCTCGGCCGCAGCGCTGATCACGCCGAGCCGGTATGCCGCCGAGGGAATCGTCCGCGCCTACCGGGCCGATCCGTCAAAGGTCCGCGTGATCCCGCACGGGTTCGATGTCGAGAAGTGGCAGACGATGGTCGAGAGTGATGGGAGATTGCGCCATCCTCGTCGCGCCCGACGATCCAGCGGCCCTTGCGGAGGCCATCGACAGGGTCCTCTCCGAGACCCCGCTCCGCGCGGCGCTGCGGGAAGCGGGGTCGCGGCGGGTTCGAAAGTACGACTGGCAAGAGACGGCTAGGAGCTATCTGGCTGTGGCCCACGCCGTTACCTAGATCACTATTGACATCCCGTCTTCGTTTTCGTATTTTCCGAGAAATGGACAATGTAACGAAACCCCGGAGGTCGGGCATGCTTTGGTTCGCCGCGCTCGTTGTCGGATACATCATCCTCATGTATGTGGTCCTCCCGCGCCTCGGAGTGCCCACCTGAGGATCGGTGTTCATGGACCGATCCGGCGGATCGGGATGTTCGACGCCCAAGCAGCCGAACGCGGCGGGAGAGGAGAGCAAATCCCCAGCGCGGGACCGCAGATGAGTCGGTTCAGCGACTTCGACGGCGCGGCGCGCCTCCTCAAGGTGCTCAGCCATCCGGTGAGGCTCAAGATCGTCTGCGGCCTCATGGGAGAGCCGGCCAACCTCACGCGCATCTCGCGTGATCTCGAGGTGCCGATCTCGACGCTCGCGCAGCACCTTGGCTTGTTGCGGGGAAGCGGAGTGGTCGAGGGAAGGCGCAACGGCGTGGAAGTGACCTTCCGCATCGCAGATCGCCGCGTCCCTGGTATTCTGAGTGTGTTCTGCTCCGGGTCCGACGGCGCTGGGATGCCGCCCCGATGGAGATGGCGGGAACTTGCCAAGAGGAGTTAGGACTGATGCCTTTCTATGAGTATTCCTGCGAGAAGTGCGGGGCGCGGTTCGATCTGATGAGGCGTATGGCCGAGCGGGACGATCCGGCTGTCTGCCCCGAATGCGGGCACAAGGGAGCAAAGCGCGGCCCTTCTCGCGTCACCGCCTCCGTTCGAGGCGGATCCGCGCCGGCCTGCGACTCCGCAAACTCCTGCGCGAACGCCGGCTCCTTTGGCTGAGGGGTTCGTCGCTCGTAGCGGGGTCCCGCTACCGCTCCACCTCGATCCATCCCATCGGCAGGACGTGCGTGGCGACGCGATCCTCGTCGCCTAGATCCTCGAAGCCGGACGGCCAGGGGACACGCACCTCGGCCTGGATGAGGTAGTTGCCAGGCTCCTTCGGAATCCGCCCGTTCAGGACGATCTTCTCGGTGGCCAGCGCGCCGAGCGTCAGCAGGGTGTCCTTCGCGGTGGACTGAGTCCCCTCGGAGTGGACGAA
The Candidatus Eisenbacteria bacterium genome window above contains:
- a CDS encoding glycosyltransferase family 4 protein; this encodes MGDCAILVAPDDPAALAEAIDRVLSETPLRAALREAGSRRVRKYDWQETARSYLAVAHAVT
- a CDS encoding zinc ribbon domain-containing protein; the protein is MPFYEYSCEKCGARFDLMRRMAERDDPAVCPECGHKGAKRGPSRVTASVRGGSAPACDSANSCANAGSFG
- a CDS encoding winged helix-turn-helix transcriptional regulator, which gives rise to MSRFSDFDGAARLLKVLSHPVRLKIVCGLMGEPANLTRISRDLEVPISTLAQHLGLLRGSGVVEGRRNGVEVTFRIADRRVPGILSVFCSGSDGAGMPPRWRWRELAKRS